A genome region from Altererythrobacter aquiaggeris includes the following:
- the def gene encoding peptide deformylase — MAIREILEVPDPRLKTVSAPVDTFDGELRTLVDDMFETMYDAPGIGLAAIQVGVPQRVLVIDLQEPDTDAEPEECGHDHGDGEGSHKHYPVKNDPRVFINPEILDPAEELATYQEGCLSVPEIYADVDRPARCRVRYQDLDGKVHEEDLDGLMATCIQHEMDHLEGVLFIDHLSRLKKQMALKKLDKLRKAA; from the coding sequence ATGGCTATCCGCGAAATTCTCGAAGTTCCCGATCCACGGCTCAAAACCGTTTCCGCACCCGTCGATACGTTCGACGGCGAGCTCAGGACGCTCGTCGATGACATGTTTGAAACGATGTATGATGCACCCGGCATCGGCCTCGCCGCCATTCAGGTCGGTGTACCGCAACGTGTGCTGGTTATCGATTTGCAGGAACCTGACACGGATGCGGAGCCGGAGGAATGCGGCCATGATCACGGAGACGGGGAAGGTTCGCACAAACATTATCCGGTGAAAAACGACCCGCGGGTTTTCATCAATCCCGAAATTCTTGACCCGGCGGAAGAGCTGGCGACATACCAGGAAGGCTGCCTGTCAGTCCCCGAAATCTATGCCGATGTTGACCGCCCGGCAAGGTGCCGCGTCCGCTATCAGGATCTGGACGGCAAGGTTCACGAGGAAGATCTGGATGGTCTGATGGCAACCTGCATCCAGCACGAAATGGATCACCTCGAAGGTGTCTTGTTCATCGACCATTTGAGCCGTCTGAAGAAACAGATGGCGCTCAAAAAGCTCGACAAGCTGCGCAAGGCAGCCTGA
- a CDS encoding four-helix bundle copper-binding protein, with translation MSIKKMISEHPHVSKEGYDEQLSQAVKYAMYCAAICNSCADACSGEDGDMSQCIRTCSDCSDICTATYRVATRRTGGNVAVIKTMLAACIEACETCEQECGKHDNPHCRRCAKMCRECADDCRKALELMENEG, from the coding sequence ATGTCTATCAAGAAAATGATTTCCGAGCACCCCCATGTCAGTAAGGAAGGCTATGACGAGCAACTTTCGCAAGCAGTGAAATATGCGATGTATTGCGCGGCGATCTGCAATAGCTGCGCCGATGCGTGCAGCGGCGAAGACGGGGATATGTCGCAATGTATCCGCACCTGCAGCGATTGCAGCGACATCTGCACCGCCACTTACCGCGTGGCAACACGCCGGACCGGCGGCAATGTCGCGGTTATCAAAACGATGCTGGCAGCCTGTATCGAAGCGTGTGAAACGTGCGAGCAGGAATGCGGCAAACATGACAATCCGCATTGCAGACGCTGCGCCAAAATGTGCCGCGAGTGTGCCGATGATTGCCGCAAGGCGCTCGAATTGATGGAAAACGAAGGCTAG
- a CDS encoding DNA recombination protein RmuC, with translation MELTGILVALGALILGAAAGYFFGTRPLADLKARHGERDSEARKLAEVVARMAPELATMSERAARADSLAENLDRTREELTTLKTQAAGFEEQKRALIETREQLLKEFQNTGAAVLGKAQEAFLARASEKFGDSEKTNKAAVAALLEPVNQRLKSYEDQVTSLEKQRVDSFGQLTGLIENMRLGQEEVRREAQRLGNSLTNAPKARGRWGERALQNVLEQCGLSQHTDFNLEQSIDTEDGRLRPDAIVNVPGQKKLIIDAKVSLNAYQEAFEADDDDVRKLALAAHAKSMRNHVQQLGAKSYQSQFEEAPDYVVMFVPGEHFVSAALESDPELWDFAFQNGVLLASPTNLVAIARTIAQVWRQDQLADEAREIGRAGAELYSRLETASQHLKRVGSGLETAVGNYNKFVGSFERNVLSSGRRLADKGIEIGKREIEDVPLVESTPRYTAKDAEDTPQLEDGSSIAKAS, from the coding sequence ATGGAATTGACTGGAATACTCGTCGCATTGGGGGCTCTGATCTTAGGGGCGGCCGCTGGCTATTTCTTCGGCACCCGCCCTCTCGCTGATCTGAAGGCGCGGCATGGGGAGCGCGACTCCGAAGCGCGCAAGCTTGCCGAAGTTGTCGCGCGAATGGCCCCCGAATTGGCCACGATGAGCGAGCGTGCTGCGCGGGCCGATAGCCTGGCGGAAAATCTCGACCGGACGCGCGAAGAACTGACCACACTCAAGACTCAGGCCGCTGGTTTCGAGGAGCAGAAGCGGGCGCTGATTGAAACGCGCGAGCAATTGTTGAAGGAATTCCAGAACACCGGCGCGGCTGTATTGGGCAAGGCGCAGGAAGCATTTCTGGCGCGGGCGAGCGAGAAATTCGGCGACAGCGAAAAGACCAATAAAGCCGCGGTTGCTGCGCTGCTCGAACCCGTCAACCAGCGGCTCAAGAGCTATGAAGACCAGGTGACAAGCCTTGAAAAGCAACGGGTTGATTCGTTCGGCCAGCTGACCGGTCTGATCGAGAATATGCGGCTGGGACAGGAGGAAGTCCGCCGCGAAGCGCAGCGGCTTGGGAATTCGCTCACGAACGCTCCCAAGGCCCGTGGGCGGTGGGGAGAACGGGCACTGCAAAATGTTCTGGAGCAATGCGGGCTGTCGCAGCACACGGACTTCAATCTTGAACAATCCATCGACACCGAAGATGGCCGGCTGCGGCCTGATGCCATCGTCAATGTGCCCGGACAGAAGAAACTGATTATCGACGCGAAAGTATCGCTCAACGCGTATCAGGAAGCGTTTGAAGCTGACGACGATGATGTGCGAAAACTGGCACTTGCGGCCCATGCAAAATCGATGCGCAACCATGTCCAGCAACTCGGCGCCAAAAGTTACCAGAGCCAGTTTGAAGAAGCGCCCGACTACGTCGTGATGTTTGTTCCGGGCGAACATTTCGTATCGGCTGCGCTGGAGTCTGATCCGGAACTGTGGGATTTCGCATTCCAGAACGGCGTGTTGTTGGCCAGTCCGACAAATCTGGTGGCGATTGCCCGCACAATCGCGCAGGTTTGGCGGCAGGACCAACTGGCCGATGAAGCCCGCGAAATCGGCCGGGCCGGGGCTGAACTGTACAGCCGGCTCGAAACCGCTTCGCAGCATCTGAAACGGGTTGGTTCGGGCCTTGAAACCGCGGTGGGCAATTATAACAAGTTTGTCGGCAGTTTCGAACGCAATGTCCTGTCATCGGGCAGGCGCCTGGCTGACAAGGGGATCGAGATCGGCAAGCGCGAAATTGAAGACGTTCCGCTGGTCGAAAGCACCCCGCGCTACACTGCAAAAGACGCGGAAGACACGCCTCAGCTCGAAGACGGCTCCAGCATAGCCAAAGCTTCGTAA
- a CDS encoding RNA methyltransferase, translating to MRRIITGFSNPTVKYLRSLRDKKHRKREGQFLAEGLRLLTDARESGRLPEMLVMADKRDPHPLLTALENAVTDAGGEIIETGPDILGKITGKDNPQAVLGVFEEFDTSLGSVDRGAADIWLVAQALRDPGNLGTMLRTGDAVGAGGLILIDDCADPFSSEAVRASMGAVFTQKIAQASWNDFLPWLRNANGQLVAASLRDAVPYRGAAYAAPCFLMVGNESRGLPENYESECDLRVTMPMLGRADSLNAAMAAAVLAYEALAMLEPSSS from the coding sequence ATGCGCCGCATAATTACCGGCTTTTCCAATCCGACGGTAAAATATCTCCGCAGCCTGCGCGACAAGAAACACCGCAAGCGCGAGGGCCAATTTCTGGCCGAGGGACTGCGATTGCTAACCGATGCGCGGGAAAGCGGCCGGCTGCCAGAAATGCTGGTGATGGCGGACAAGCGCGATCCCCACCCGCTGCTGACCGCACTTGAAAACGCGGTCACTGATGCGGGCGGCGAGATTATCGAAACCGGGCCAGATATTCTCGGCAAGATTACCGGCAAAGATAACCCGCAGGCCGTCCTCGGGGTGTTTGAAGAATTCGATACCTCACTTGGCTCGGTAGATCGCGGTGCAGCTGACATCTGGCTGGTGGCGCAGGCATTGCGCGATCCTGGCAATCTGGGCACCATGCTGCGAACCGGCGATGCGGTTGGCGCGGGCGGATTGATCCTGATCGATGATTGCGCCGACCCGTTCAGTTCGGAAGCAGTGCGGGCCAGCATGGGCGCGGTCTTCACGCAAAAAATCGCGCAAGCCAGCTGGAACGATTTCCTGCCATGGTTGCGAAACGCAAATGGCCAGCTGGTCGCCGCATCCCTGCGCGATGCTGTCCCCTATCGCGGCGCGGCGTATGCGGCGCCGTGTTTCCTGATGGTGGGCAACGAATCGCGCGGCCTGCCTGAAAATTACGAGAGCGAATGCGACCTGCGCGTTACCATGCCGATGCTGGGACGGGCAGACAGCCTGAACGCTGCAATGGCCGCCGCAGTATTGGCTTACGAAGCTTTGGCTATGCTGGAGCCGTCTTCGAGCTGA
- a CDS encoding HPr family phosphocarrier protein, translating to MTEARKMVEITNQRGLHARASAKFVNIVSQLPDGHDVRVAKDGNEAAGGSILGLMMLGAAKGDSVELIVEGPDSEAVLTKLSGLIIDRFGED from the coding sequence ATGACCGAAGCGCGGAAAATGGTGGAAATCACCAACCAACGCGGGCTGCACGCGCGGGCAAGCGCCAAGTTCGTCAACATTGTCAGCCAACTGCCCGATGGTCATGACGTCCGCGTCGCAAAAGACGGTAACGAAGCGGCCGGGGGCTCGATATTGGGGCTGATGATGCTGGGTGCGGCCAAGGGCGACAGTGTCGAGCTGATTGTCGAAGGCCCCGATAGCGAAGCGGTCCTGACCAAGCTGAGCGGCCTTATAATCGACCGGTTTGGCGAAGATTAG
- a CDS encoding PTS sugar transporter subunit IIA, which translates to MIGIILVTHGRLAEEFVGAMEHVVGKQKAIATVCIGPKDDMEQRREEIANAIAEVDSGDGAIILTDLFGGTPSNLAISLLDAGRIEVIAGINLPMLIRLASARKTMSVKDTVCAARDAGRNYITVASQFLAEDCKAT; encoded by the coding sequence ATGATCGGTATTATTCTCGTTACGCATGGCCGGTTGGCTGAAGAATTCGTCGGTGCGATGGAACACGTCGTGGGCAAGCAGAAGGCGATCGCGACAGTTTGCATCGGTCCCAAGGACGATATGGAACAGCGACGGGAAGAAATCGCGAACGCGATTGCCGAGGTGGATAGCGGCGACGGTGCGATCATCCTGACCGACCTGTTTGGCGGCACTCCCAGCAATCTGGCAATATCGCTGCTCGATGCAGGCAGGATCGAAGTCATTGCAGGGATCAATCTACCGATGTTGATCCGGCTCGCGTCGGCGCGAAAAACGATGTCGGTCAAAGACACGGTTTGCGCCGCGCGCGATGCGGGCCGCAATTATATCACTGTCGCATCGCAATTTCTGGCCGAAGACTGCAAGGCAACATGA
- the rapZ gene encoding RNase adapter RapZ → MSDDSPDKDSAVPADGKQRILLVTGTSGAGKTTALRVLEDLGWEAIDNFPIRLLDRMLGTDAPDDGIRPPLAIGFDTRTRGFAPDNIIRRVKRLAGRSDISIATLFLDCNSAELERRYNETRRRHPLAQGRPLMAGIAAERELLEPLRRWADAVIDTSGFAANDLQQEIRERFADSAPAEMVVTVSSFGFARGMPPVSDLVFDMRFLDNPHWIDGLREQTGKDPAVADHIRKDIAFAPALNQISDLLLLLLPRYEAQGKSYVHIAFGCTGGRHRSVFTAEEIALGLREAGFSPTVLHRNLASRAEDQIEGSQQS, encoded by the coding sequence ATGTCAGACGATTCGCCCGATAAGGATTCTGCTGTTCCGGCAGATGGAAAACAACGCATCCTGCTGGTTACCGGCACTTCTGGCGCGGGGAAAACCACCGCGTTGCGGGTGTTGGAAGATCTGGGCTGGGAAGCCATCGACAATTTCCCGATACGCCTGCTCGACCGGATGCTGGGGACAGATGCGCCTGATGATGGGATCCGTCCGCCGCTAGCCATCGGTTTCGACACGCGCACGCGCGGCTTTGCCCCGGATAACATAATCCGGCGGGTCAAAAGACTGGCGGGCCGCAGCGACATTTCAATCGCCACCCTGTTTCTGGATTGCAATTCAGCCGAACTGGAGCGGCGTTACAACGAGACGCGCCGCAGACATCCGCTGGCGCAAGGCCGGCCGCTGATGGCGGGTATTGCGGCCGAACGGGAACTGCTTGAACCGCTCCGCCGGTGGGCAGATGCGGTGATCGATACGAGCGGATTTGCAGCCAACGATTTACAGCAGGAAATACGCGAACGGTTCGCTGACAGCGCGCCTGCCGAAATGGTCGTGACGGTTTCGAGTTTCGGTTTTGCTCGGGGTATGCCGCCGGTTTCAGATCTGGTTTTCGATATGCGCTTCCTCGACAACCCGCATTGGATCGACGGTTTGCGGGAACAGACGGGCAAGGATCCTGCAGTCGCGGACCACATTCGCAAAGACATCGCCTTTGCCCCTGCCCTGAACCAGATTTCCGATCTGCTGTTGTTGCTATTGCCGCGTTACGAAGCTCAGGGCAAAAGCTATGTCCATATCGCTTTTGGCTGCACCGGCGGGCGCCACCGTTCGGTTTTCACTGCTGAAGAAATAGCGCTCGGCTTGCGCGAGGCAGGCTTTTCGCCCACCGTACTCCACCGCAATCTGGCATCGCGCGCAGAAGACCAGATCGAAGGTTCGCAACAATCATGA
- a CDS encoding HPr kinase/phosphatase C-terminal domain-containing protein, translated as MAGTETFQASCVSVNGRGILITGQPGSGKSSLALSLIDRGATLVGDDAVILSNIGGSLVAAPHPNTENLFEIRNVGLVKMAAGEAPIALLLELAEDAPRFIDAADFRKLCGISIPSIKFWPGDAAAPIRAEWALTRYGLGERTANPSHPEV; from the coding sequence ATGGCCGGAACGGAGACTTTCCAGGCATCCTGCGTGTCGGTAAACGGGCGCGGCATATTGATTACAGGGCAGCCCGGCAGCGGGAAATCCAGCCTCGCGCTGTCATTGATCGATCGCGGTGCGACGCTGGTTGGCGACGATGCAGTAATACTGTCGAACATCGGGGGATCTCTGGTGGCAGCGCCGCATCCCAATACTGAAAACTTGTTCGAAATTCGGAATGTCGGTCTGGTGAAAATGGCAGCCGGTGAAGCGCCGATTGCGCTGCTTCTGGAACTCGCCGAAGATGCGCCGCGATTTATCGATGCAGCGGATTTCCGGAAACTTTGCGGTATTTCAATTCCCTCGATCAAATTTTGGCCGGGCGATGCAGCCGCCCCGATCCGTGCCGAATGGGCACTAACCCGGTATGGTCTGGGTGAACGGACTGCCAACCCTTCACATCCTGAAGTCTAG
- a CDS encoding stimulus-sensing domain-containing protein yields the protein MSNNRAADRDVTRLGWTRHLSLTSRILVVNILPLALLGGGVFYLDNYSSQLLGERYKLARIEAQITAEALAGATRERQEALLIQIGKEQQMRLRMYDAEGRLWADSFALDGPSFEFADPESEDWDKDLARWLDRMVDRITGAAPVPNYIETESMQADIWPELARARGTGVSQIELRKAPDRTPVITAAAPVGLQGSTLLTTRNAKDITEAVRSARTTLGIAFLGALLLSVLASLFLARTIISPLRMLAKAAVRVRLGRDREVVVPRLPERGDEIGSLARTISDMTTALRQRIDAVESFAADVAHEIKNPLASLRSAVESLGKVEDPELRKQLTEIASHDVRRIDRLVTDIAEASRIDAEISRTTFERIDMHDLIVNILGTRADRRENDGRRIDLQIDPNGSLTVMGVAARLERVIENLLDNAVSFSPRDGRIRIDLAHEGDAVELTVCDEGPGIPETEREKIFQRFHSVRPDEEDFGNHSGLGLAIGRTIAEAHDGSLIANERSDRQCGACLTLILPAADA from the coding sequence ATGAGTAACAACCGGGCGGCAGACAGGGATGTCACGCGCCTGGGCTGGACGCGGCACCTGTCACTGACCTCGCGAATTCTGGTCGTCAACATACTGCCGCTTGCCTTGCTTGGCGGCGGGGTGTTTTACCTCGACAACTATAGCAGCCAGTTGCTGGGTGAACGCTACAAGCTTGCCCGGATCGAGGCGCAGATCACGGCCGAAGCCCTGGCCGGGGCAACCCGTGAACGACAGGAGGCGTTGCTCATACAGATCGGCAAGGAACAGCAGATGCGCCTGCGGATGTATGATGCCGAGGGGCGCCTGTGGGCCGACAGTTTCGCGCTGGACGGCCCCAGTTTCGAATTTGCCGATCCCGAAAGCGAAGACTGGGACAAGGATCTGGCCCGCTGGCTCGACCGGATGGTTGACCGGATAACGGGCGCAGCGCCCGTCCCCAACTATATCGAGACGGAAAGCATGCAAGCCGACATCTGGCCCGAACTGGCGCGAGCCAGAGGGACCGGTGTCAGCCAGATCGAACTGCGCAAGGCACCCGATCGCACGCCCGTCATCACCGCGGCCGCACCTGTCGGGCTTCAAGGTTCGACCTTGCTGACCACACGCAACGCCAAAGACATTACCGAAGCCGTGCGCAGCGCCAGAACCACGCTGGGGATTGCTTTTCTGGGGGCCTTGCTCCTGTCCGTTCTTGCATCGCTGTTTCTTGCTCGCACGATTATCAGCCCGCTCAGAATGTTGGCCAAGGCTGCTGTGCGGGTTCGCCTTGGCCGTGACCGCGAAGTTGTCGTGCCCCGATTGCCCGAGCGCGGTGACGAGATCGGATCGCTGGCACGCACGATTTCGGATATGACCACCGCGCTGAGACAACGGATCGATGCGGTGGAAAGTTTTGCCGCGGATGTCGCGCACGAAATCAAGAACCCGCTCGCTTCGCTGCGTAGTGCTGTCGAATCGCTGGGAAAAGTGGAAGATCCCGAACTGCGCAAACAGCTGACCGAAATAGCTTCGCACGATGTGCGGCGTATCGACCGCCTCGTCACCGATATAGCCGAAGCCAGCAGAATCGACGCTGAAATCAGCCGGACGACGTTCGAGCGAATCGATATGCATGATTTGATCGTCAACATTCTGGGCACGCGCGCAGACCGGCGCGAAAATGACGGCCGCAGGATAGATCTCCAAATCGATCCAAACGGCTCGCTCACCGTGATGGGGGTGGCCGCGCGGTTGGAACGGGTAATCGAAAACCTGCTTGATAATGCAGTCTCGTTTTCGCCCAGAGACGGCAGGATCCGGATTGATCTGGCGCATGAGGGCGATGCTGTCGAACTGACTGTTTGCGATGAAGGTCCAGGCATACCCGAAACCGAGCGCGAAAAGATTTTTCAGCGATTCCACTCGGTACGGCCCGATGAGGAAGATTTCGGAAACCACAGTGGCCTTGGCCTCGCTATCGGCAGGACAATTGCCGAAGCGCATGACGGATCGCTGATTGCGAATGAAAGATCCGACCGGCAATGCGGTGCCTGTTTGACGCTGATCTTGCCCGCCGCAGACGCTTGA
- a CDS encoding response regulator transcription factor: MAQASPPTETTAGGNSIALVDDDRNILTSVSIALQAEGFATRVYSDSEAALRALLDNPPDLGVFDIKMPKMDGMELLRKVREHTPLPVIFLTSKDHEEDEELGLAIGADDYIAKPFSQRLLIARIRAILRRTDARLNPPSLGLDATLPESDRLWVRGRLAMDPARHHVEWDGKSVSLTVTEFLILEALAQRPGVIKSRNQLMDAAYPDDVFVDDRTVDSHIKRMRRKFRVIDRQFSAISTLYGAGYSYSDE, from the coding sequence ATGGCTCAAGCCAGCCCACCCACTGAAACAACCGCCGGCGGAAATTCGATTGCGCTCGTCGATGATGATCGCAATATCCTCACCTCGGTGTCGATCGCGCTGCAGGCAGAAGGATTTGCCACGCGGGTCTATTCCGACAGCGAGGCGGCCTTGCGCGCCTTGCTCGATAATCCGCCCGATCTGGGTGTGTTCGACATCAAGATGCCCAAAATGGACGGAATGGAACTGCTTCGCAAAGTGCGCGAGCATACCCCGCTTCCGGTTATCTTCCTGACCAGCAAGGATCATGAAGAGGACGAGGAACTGGGGCTGGCAATCGGGGCCGACGATTATATCGCGAAACCTTTCAGCCAGCGTTTGCTGATTGCGCGCATCAGGGCGATTTTGCGGCGCACCGATGCACGTCTCAACCCACCGTCTCTCGGCCTTGATGCAACGCTGCCCGAAAGTGACAGGTTGTGGGTCCGCGGACGCCTGGCCATGGATCCCGCGCGGCACCATGTCGAATGGGATGGCAAATCCGTATCGCTGACTGTGACCGAATTTCTCATCCTCGAGGCGCTGGCGCAGCGCCCGGGAGTGATCAAATCACGCAATCAACTGATGGACGCTGCATATCCCGACGATGTGTTTGTCGATGACCGGACGGTTGACAGCCACATCAAACGGATGCGCCGGAAGTTTCGCGTAATTGATCGCCAGTTCTCCGCAATTTCAACACTTTATGGTGCAGGATACAGTTATTCCGATGAGTAA
- a CDS encoding phosphoenolpyruvate carboxykinase produces the protein MTPALSTSLDKQGITTGATIHANLGTDALIAAAVANGEGKLAAEGPLVVETGPHTGRSAKDKFIVRDAVTEDTVWWGKTNASMTPEHFAALKDDFLAAVKDRQTLYVADLFGGSQPEHRVNVRVINELAWHNQFIRTLLVRPTTAELDGFVPEYTIIDLPSFRADPQRHGTRSETVVAVNLTEKLILIGGTKYAGEMKKSVFGILNYLLPAKGVMPMHCSANIGPDGKTAVFFGLSGTGKTTLSADASRTLIGDDEHGWSDTAVFNFEGGCYAKMIRLSEEAEPEIFATTRMHGTVLENVVMDANGKLDLDDNSLAENTRGAYPLEFIPNTSKDNLGPVPSNVIMLTADAFGVLPPIARLTPDQAMYHFLSGYTAKVAGTEIGVTEPEATFSTCFGAPFMPRHPSVYGNLLKERIASGGAQCWLVNTGWTGGKYGTGHRMPIKATRALLNAALDGSLNDAQFRKDENFGFDVPVAVDGVDSAILDPRSTWSDKAEYDRTAQKLVKLFVDNFTEFEAHVDEGVRQAAPAAA, from the coding sequence TTGACCCCCGCGCTTTCCACTTCGCTTGATAAACAGGGCATCACCACTGGTGCGACAATCCATGCCAATCTCGGCACTGACGCGCTGATTGCGGCCGCTGTCGCCAATGGCGAAGGCAAACTCGCTGCAGAAGGTCCGCTGGTGGTCGAAACAGGGCCGCATACCGGCCGCTCTGCGAAAGATAAATTCATTGTCCGTGATGCGGTGACCGAAGACACGGTCTGGTGGGGCAAGACCAATGCGAGCATGACGCCGGAACATTTCGCCGCATTGAAAGACGATTTCCTCGCTGCGGTTAAAGACAGGCAAACGCTGTATGTCGCGGATTTGTTTGGCGGCTCGCAGCCGGAACACCGGGTAAATGTTCGTGTGATCAACGAACTTGCATGGCACAACCAGTTCATCCGGACATTGCTGGTTCGGCCGACCACTGCGGAACTGGACGGATTCGTACCGGAATATACAATTATCGATTTGCCCAGCTTTCGTGCCGATCCCCAACGCCATGGTACGCGCAGCGAAACCGTAGTTGCCGTCAATCTGACCGAAAAACTGATTTTGATCGGCGGGACCAAATACGCCGGCGAGATGAAGAAAAGCGTGTTCGGCATTCTCAACTATCTGCTTCCTGCCAAGGGCGTAATGCCGATGCATTGCAGTGCCAACATCGGTCCCGATGGAAAAACCGCAGTGTTTTTCGGCCTTTCGGGCACGGGCAAAACAACCCTGAGCGCGGATGCAAGCCGCACGTTGATCGGCGATGACGAACATGGCTGGTCGGACACGGCGGTTTTCAATTTCGAAGGCGGCTGTTACGCCAAGATGATCAGGCTTTCCGAAGAAGCCGAGCCCGAGATTTTCGCGACGACCAGGATGCACGGCACGGTCCTGGAAAACGTGGTGATGGACGCAAACGGAAAGCTCGATCTCGACGATAACTCGCTGGCGGAAAACACCCGCGGTGCCTATCCGCTCGAGTTTATTCCCAACACGTCCAAAGACAATCTGGGTCCGGTTCCATCGAACGTGATCATGTTGACGGCAGACGCATTTGGCGTGTTACCCCCGATTGCCCGTTTGACACCGGATCAGGCCATGTATCACTTCTTGTCCGGTTATACCGCGAAGGTAGCCGGCACCGAAATCGGGGTGACCGAACCCGAGGCGACCTTCAGCACGTGTTTTGGCGCACCATTCATGCCGCGCCACCCCAGTGTGTACGGCAATCTGCTGAAAGAACGCATCGCTTCGGGCGGCGCGCAATGCTGGTTGGTCAATACCGGCTGGACGGGCGGCAAATACGGGACCGGCCACCGGATGCCGATCAAGGCCACCAGAGCATTGCTCAACGCAGCGCTCGATGGTTCGCTGAACGACGCACAGTTCCGCAAGGACGAAAACTTCGGGTTCGATGTTCCGGTCGCCGTCGATGGCGTGGATAGCGCGATCCTCGACCCGCGTTCGACCTGGTCGGACAAGGCGGAATATGACCGGACAGCGCAGAAACTGGTCAAACTGTTTGTCGATAACTTTACCGAATTCGAAGCGCACGTGGATGAAGGCGTAAGACAAGCCGCACCCGCCGCAGCCTGA
- a CDS encoding DUF937 domain-containing protein, protein MNLGQLLQQSGAIESMAGELGIDPKTAQTGASVLLPAIMAGMGRQSAGSSGMGGLGSLIGGMGGGGLLDAVLGGSPTPVNQGNEILGQIFGNKDVSRGVAAEAAGATGIDPSILKKMLPILAMAAAGYMAKQKSGGAAGAGGGALGGLLGTLIGGLAR, encoded by the coding sequence ATGAACCTTGGACAATTGCTGCAACAAAGCGGCGCAATCGAAAGCATGGCAGGTGAACTGGGAATTGATCCCAAAACTGCCCAGACAGGCGCCTCGGTATTGCTGCCGGCGATCATGGCCGGAATGGGCCGGCAGAGCGCGGGCTCGTCAGGCATGGGCGGGCTTGGCAGTCTGATCGGCGGCATGGGCGGCGGCGGTCTGCTGGACGCCGTGCTGGGCGGCAGCCCGACGCCGGTTAACCAGGGTAACGAAATACTTGGCCAGATTTTCGGAAACAAGGATGTCAGTCGCGGCGTCGCAGCCGAAGCTGCGGGCGCCACGGGCATCGATCCGTCGATCCTGAAAAAGATGCTCCCGATCCTTGCGATGGCAGCGGCGGGCTATATGGCCAAGCAGAAATCCGGCGGCGCAGCGGGTGCGGGTGGCGGCGCGCTGGGCGGTCTGCTGGGTACGCTGATCGGCGGATTGGCACGTTAG
- a CDS encoding DUF4345 domain-containing protein codes for MRRALVVLTIMFGATCAAIALVHIAFGPSSIPGSVPVNATMDSQDRFYASLFLGFGAALIWCARNLRRRRTIYFALLAVFFVGGLARGVSALQAGLPDPLFQVLWALELVLPPVFWLWHRAVFGNNRLR; via the coding sequence ATGCGCCGCGCACTGGTAGTCCTGACAATCATGTTCGGGGCCACCTGCGCGGCAATCGCTCTGGTCCACATAGCGTTTGGTCCATCGTCGATACCCGGCTCGGTTCCGGTGAACGCGACGATGGACAGTCAGGACAGATTTTATGCAAGTCTGTTTCTGGGATTCGGAGCTGCGCTGATCTGGTGTGCGCGTAATTTACGGCGGCGCCGGACAATATACTTTGCGCTTCTTGCGGTCTTTTTTGTCGGCGGTCTGGCACGCGGTGTGTCCGCGTTGCAGGCTGGATTACCAGACCCTTTATTTCAGGTGCTCTGGGCACTGGAACTTGTGTTGCCGCCGGTATTCTGGCTGTGGCACCGGGCCGTGTTCGGCAACAATCGCCTCAGGTAA